From the genome of Syngnathoides biaculeatus isolate LvHL_M chromosome 15, ASM1980259v1, whole genome shotgun sequence:
GGGTTTGCCGTCACGATCTGtttgaatgtaaaaataataataatcatcatttttCCACCGAGCGGTTCGGAACGCTACAATTCCGTTGTAAGTGCAGTACGGTGACATCCATTGCAAATGAACCTCGTGTAACCTATAAAAAATATTCAGAACTGTCCATATTTGTAGTTTCaaccagtggtgtcaaactcaaggcccgggggccagatccggcccgccgcatgattttatgtggcccacaaaggcaaatcatgtatcgtaattcccgacctacagagcgcacttgattataaacctcacgcagtgcgtttgtaaaggaaataccatttggtacatacatacgctacagctgtgtaaaagccgctagtgcccacattgtaaccgacattgaaacacgagaaatttacaaagaaagacggtacaaagagagtttaacgcaagcggcgtgctaacagggccggttaaaaaaaaacatactggtgaaaatcactgagacacggcagtaacacactagcgcagagctaacagggccggaccggtaaaagtcactttctcggcacatatattccactggtctcactccttttttttccgctcgagtgcccccttgcggccgtcagaaaaaaatgcacaaattagccgcatcaccgcataaaccgcagggttgaaagggtgtgaaaaaagtcgcggcttatcggccggaaattacagttatatcaacttccatgatttttgtgacagtctggagcaaaatttcaaattgtcatatcataaatgataaagttgagacatCGCAAGCATTTTCgggttaccaaacatgaacaatagttgaaaaaaaccattaagcttgatttctgattacaaaactacttcataaatttcatgtgtaaatatgatgagaaagattttcatggcttcAAAGTCGTAATGGCCGTCTGAGGGAAAGGGTAACAAAACagtgacacccctggtttaaaccATAGATGTACAACAGACCATGATCGCAAGACACTTAAGTACagtgacgcctcggttctcaagcacaatccgttccagaaaacggttcgagaagtgatttgttcgaaaaccgaatcgatgtttcccattacaatgaaaggaaaaagaagtaatgcgttccaagccctataaatttggctttttaaagcatttttttagcttttcctgataataaattgcatagtagaaatacatgaaaAGTTTGAAtacttaatataataaaataattgaagaaaaaaaattttttttttgcttaaaatgtatgctttcgtagtagagtacgctaggctgggagtgcattgccgcatctgtagcgactcgacttgctttctttggagccatgattggggggtAATACGGTAGTcttcgataagaagaaaaacaacagtcactaccgggacacatctGTGGACAGACGCTGCGTTACACAGAACAAAAGtccgctggttgcgccgcgagttatgtcatttcctgtttttttcgGGTGCGTTCGatttaacaataacaaaacgcgtcgtgggtgactcagctgcttgcgccgcacgcattatgttatttacgtgttttttcggcggcgtgggaattcacaacaaagcgcgtcgcgggccagctggtctggccgcgctcAATGTGTTATTTCccggttttgtcgggggcgtcgagtaccgattttcgtacgtaaaaaaacaatctcgaaattttcgttccaaaaccgatttgttcgaaaacgaggacgttcgagaaccgaggctttaccaCATTCCCCTTATAAACAAATGATTTGATCTTGTGGGGGATATACACCCAAAGTCCACGTGGACTTCCATAGTAACAGTAACTCCCCCTAACAACCCAGACCAAACCTTTGTGCTCTCTGACATCTTGTCTCTCAATGAAAGTATTGATGtggcgccatctggtggcacTTGAGTGCCGGCAACTTATGTTAAATTGAAGGGagaattttcatttgaagagGCAATCGCCCGAGAAGCGTGCTGGGAGCACGTCGGGATCCTGAACCCACCAGTCGGATTTCTTGCGTAAAGGGATCCCGCCACTCAAAGACAGCAAAGAAAAGCTCGTTGCTCCTCTCGGGTTCGGGCCTCTTGTCGTTGAACTTGACCAGAGCGGACTGAAAGACCAAACACCATCAAGACCCGAAGACAACGCAGACTCAGGCCTCGCGACCGCCGACTCCTCTACCTCTTGTCGAAACTGCACCGATTGGCTGCTCTTCCCCGATGTCCTCACCAAGGACATCTTGACCCACGTGCGGAAGCCACCGGAGAAGGTCCACGTGGAGTAGTTCCTCTCGCAGTCCCTCATGAACTCTGATTTATTCAAACTGGatggtagattaaaaaaaaaaaaaacaactaatcaATAATGGACCacggcacaggtgtcaaacccaacgCCCGCGGGCTAAGTACGGCCCGcgacacgattttatgtggcccgcgaaggcgaatcacgtgtgtcaactcccatgattcttgttcaaatctgtacaaatatttcaacttgtcatatcatgaatgataatGTGGAgatgttgcaagcatttttggaaaaaaaaaaaaaaaaaaaaaccaccattaACCTTGAtgtccgattccaaaactagttctgaaatttcatgtgcaaataTGATGAAGCCATTGaaggtttttatggtttcgGTCACAACACGGCGCCACGGTGGGATCAGCCGGTAAAACgtcgacctcacagttctgaggaccagggttcaaatcctggccccgcttgcgtgggttttctccgggcactctggtttcctcccacatcccaaaaatatgcaacattaattggacactccaaattgcccgtaggtgtgattgtgagtccgactgtttgtctctatgtgccctgcgattggctggcaactagttcagggtgtaccccgcctcctgcccgtcgacagctgggatagactccggcgctccccgcgaccctcgtgaggataagtggcagagaaaatggagggatggattcgAGCACACAAACCAATAACATCAATATGGTcccggggaaaaaaataaatataagcgaTCATCAAATGTGGCTTTACCTGTGATCCAGATCACTAAACTTGGCAAACAGCATGTACGGGATTGCGCTAAAGTCCTCCTCGGTCTTGTTCTGACTGAACTGGATGAAGACCACCTCCCGACTGCGGACGTCCGAAGGTCCCCGCACGACCAGCGCCTTCTTCTGCGGCACAGACACGAGCAAGTTGGCGTTTGCAacagggcccccccccccggcgccgccgccgccgcctttaCCTGCGTTCCGTTGGCGAAGGGCCCGTAGTACGTCACCTCTTTGACGACGCAGTCGCCCTCTCGAGGCCGGCCGGGGTCCACCAGGGGCGGGAGGTCGTCGTGGTAGCGGTGCCGGCAGCTCAGCAGCCGGGCCTGGCCGGGATACAAAGCGATGCCTGCGGCCACGGAAACGGCGTCAGAACAACCGATCGAAGGGATATTCTCACGGCGTGCCCCGTGCGCTGCGGTATCAAAGAACCCCGACCTTGTGGAACACCGGTAAGattgacgggggggggggcgctttcgGATACACACCCGGCGGGGAGAAGGCGTCCACCTCCTTGTAGGTGACGGACATGACGGGATGGTTGAGCTTCTCCAGGAAGTCGGAGATGGTCTGGTAGGCCAGGAAGGCGGCCACCGCCGTCAGCAGCAGGTAGATGAAGATGAGCGCCACCGTGAACACGTTCTTCAGGCAGGCCTTGCTGACGCGCGGGGGCGCCGTGCCGCCCCCGGAGTCGTCCTCTGAGGAGGGCGTGGAAAGCGGGGGTGATGACCAACAACGTAGCACATAAAAAACCCCCATCAGAAATAATATTATAGTAACAGAAATCGAGATAGGCATATTTATACATCACGTAATTCATTCGGGCGGCAcggcggcctcacagttctgaggacccgtgttcgatccccgcctgtgtggagtttgcacgttctccccgtgcctgcgtggcttttctccgggcactccggtttcctcccacatccccaaaaacgtgcaacacgaactggacactctaaattgccccaaggtgtgattgtgagtgcgattggctgtttgtttcgatgtgccctgcgattggctgacgaccggttcagggtgtacctcgcctcctgcccgttgagagctgggactccccgagaccctcgtgaggataagcggcaaagaaaatggatggatggaaaattcattcgcggtggcctcacagttctggggacccgggcTTGATCCTGGcccccgggataggctccagcactacctgcgacacttgtgaggataagtggctaagaagatggatggatggaaaaatggtaaaaatacaaaataagataaaaatgtacatttaataaAATCACTCCTCTCACTTGTTATGAATAATAAACAAcaaagaaatccatccattcattttcttgggcgcctatcctcacaagggtcgcgaggaatgccggagcctgtccAGGCTGccattgagcaggaggcggggtacaccctgaactggtcgccagccaatcgcaggacaaacagccgcactcacaatcgcaacctcggggcaatttcgagtgtcaaattaatgtcgcatagttttgggatatggaaggaTACCGTAGtgccccggagaaaagccacgcaggcacggggagaacgtgcaaactccacacaggcgggtccgggatcgaacccgggacctcagaacactGAGCTcgaagctttccagctgacatACTGTGCCGCCCTACAAAGAAAtctacagaataaaaaaaaataataataatcaagttTCAGCACATGCTCACACACAATCCCTagagtgcaatttttttttcccgctggTGAACCGTgcacaaaaagaaattaaaaaaaataaataatcatcatcttgagaaaataaaagtaacaacTGTTCGCACCTGGCAAAATGCTCTCGCCGCGCCCCTCGCCGTCCTTTTCCACGACATCGCGGAAAAAATCGGGTGACTGCAATTCTTCGCTGCGCTCATCGTCGTCGTTCAACTGCGGCACCACACGACGAGAATATCAATAAGGGAACGAGATATGAAATGCAGCGGCGCCTCGAGAGTCGACATGTGCCATTTTTGAAAACAACTTTGAATTGGGGGAAAATTGTCGTTCtgtggaaaatgacaaaatttgcaaaaaacattttttaaataaaattcaggaaataaaaaaatatataataaaaatgaactatCACAAACATACTTTATATTAGCCttataaaataatttagattcaaatttttaaaaaattattctgTAGATACAGTGTACTgtaaactttatttatttatttaaatgtgcagcattttaaaaacattttttaaaaaatgaaaacattaaaaataaaaccttcacatacaaaaaatatatatccttgaagattaaagaaaa
Proteins encoded in this window:
- the pacc1 gene encoding proton-activated chloride channel isoform X2 — its product is MLGKDTTYRELNDDDERSEELQSPDFFRDVVEKDGEGRGESILPEDDSGGGTAPPRVSKACLKNVFTVALIFIYLLLTAVAAFLAYQTISDFLEKLNHPVMSVTYKEVDAFSPPGIALYPGQARLLSCRHRYHDDLPPLVDPGRPREGDCVVKEVTYYGPFANGTQKALVVRGPSDVRSREVVFIQFSQNKTEEDFSAIPYMLFAKFSDLDHSLNKSEFMRDCERNYSTWTFSGGFRTWVKMSLVRTSGKSSQSVQFRQESALVKFNDKRPEPERSNELFFAVFEWRDPFTQEIRLIVTANPWSSAAILCGVFMALFKAANFAKLTVQWIIRMRKRHLRNKARQLGT
- the pacc1 gene encoding proton-activated chloride channel isoform X1 — encoded protein: MLGKDTTYRELNDDDERSEELQSPDFFRDVVEKDGEGRGESILPEDDSGGGTAPPRVSKACLKNVFTVALIFIYLLLTAVAAFLAYQTISDFLEKLNHPVMSVTYKEVDAFSPPGIALYPGQARLLSCRHRYHDDLPPLVDPGRPREGDCVVKEVTYYGPFANGTQKKALVVRGPSDVRSREVVFIQFSQNKTEEDFSAIPYMLFAKFSDLDHSLNKSEFMRDCERNYSTWTFSGGFRTWVKMSLVRTSGKSSQSVQFRQESALVKFNDKRPEPERSNELFFAVFEWRDPFTQEIRLIVTANPWSSAAILCGVFMALFKAANFAKLTVQWIIRMRKRHLRNKARQLGT